The proteins below are encoded in one region of Scatophagus argus isolate fScaArg1 chromosome 24, fScaArg1.pri, whole genome shotgun sequence:
- the LOC124055276 gene encoding SLAIN motif-containing protein 1-like isoform X2 has translation MEAAVLNPTMVPEVDCNSNSLNAELEVKKLQELVRKLERQNEQLRTRASGYPGGPHVLSAPPAYALGSSGGYCLPSPLPTLLCQSSLGSFAPPEEPFDYFLPHTTGEDGAAAAGEAEDASEPSVLDELELLDLNSLSCSDESDETWLYVSSKAKESKDDSLTPLQWCRQGLDCPKSEVEAARRSLSLRLEQGRSLRRSALSPQSSVDSDLCASEAEDDSIALGYKLQDLTDVQVMARLQEESLRQDYASTSSVLANRRSQSFTFQLSQLGAGPDLEEEDEEDDEDYGLLPPPQPRLTRLPHSHTFSSIREWRRSTSSLSTPPSTPSTPPYPSAGLAFQPQPPGPGLGSLCAAEPQGFRPGSAEFENKLRRSMPNLVRAPSMPSVPIPTNPSASPCLLRNSQSFDSSSGLGRLQSSIPSPGQLQNRVQSVGNFTSLSRQPLKATAYVSPTIKGSNSMPTSTSLQSLNSGGGAISGIPLLSKAQSTPSTPRSGLPRPASFVGTASSTPRKVAPPARSLLTPPKSLSTLSALRDSTWRDGCY, from the exons ATGGAGGCAGCGGTACTGAACCCCACGATGGTGCCTGAGGTGGACTGCAACAGCAACAGCCTGAACGCCGAGTTGGAGGTGAAGAAGCTGCAGGAGCTGGTTCGGAAGCTGGAGCGGCAGAACGAGCAGCTGCGGACGCGGGCGAGCGGCTACCCAGGCGGGCCGCATGTGCTGTCTGCGCCCCCGGCGTACGCGCTCGGCAGCTCCGGAGGGTACTGCCTCCCCAGCCCGCTGCCCACCCTGCTGTGCCAGTCGTCCTTGGGATCATTCGCGCCACCGGAGGAGCCTTTCGACTATTTCCTCCCGCACACGACCGGGGAGGATGGAGCGGCTGCTGCGGGGGAGGCGGAGGACGCATCCGAGCCTTCGGTTCTGGACGAGCTGGAACTTCTGGACCTGAATTCTCTGTCCTGCTCAGACGAGTCAGATGAAACATG GTTGTACGTGTCATCTAAAGCCAAAGAGTCCAAAGATGACTCTCTGACTCCACTGCAGTGGTGCCGGCAGGGTCTGGACTGCCCCAAATCCGAGGTGGAGGCCGCCAGGCGATCGCTGTCCCTTCGACTGGAGCAAG gCCGCAGCCTCCGGCGCTCGGCCCTCAGCCCCCAGTCATCTGTGGACAGCGACCTCTGTGCTTCGGAGGCGGAGGACGACTCCATCGCTCTGGGATACAAACTGCAGGACCTCACTGATGTCCAGGTGATGGCCCGCCTGCAGGAGGAGA GTCTAAGACAGGACTACGCCAGCACATCGTCGGTCCTGGCCAACCGCCGCAGTCAGAGCTTCACGTTCCAGCTCAGCCAGCTTGGCGCCGGCCCCGacctggaggaggaagacgaggaggacgaCGAAGACTATGGCCTCCTGCCCCCACCACAGCCGCGCCTCACCCGCCTGCCGCACTCTCACACCTTTTCCAGCATAAGAGAGTGGCGAAGAAGCACAAGTTCCCTGTCCACCCCTCcttccaccccctccacccccccttACCCTTCCGCTGGGTTGGCCTTTCAGCCTCAGCCCCCGGGACCAGGACTGGGCAGCCTCTGCGCAGCCGAGCCGCAGGGCTTCAGACCAGGATCAG CCGAATTTGAGA ATAAGCTGCGGAGGAGCATGCCTAACCTTGTGAGAGCTCCCAGCATGCCTAGTGTGCCCATTCCAACCAATCCTAGTGCTTCCCCTTGTTTGCTTCGTAACAGCCAGAGTTTTGATTCGTCCAGCGGGCTGGGACGACTGCAGTCCTCCA TCCCCTCCCCAGGCCAGCTGCAGAACAGGGTCCAGAGTGTCGGGAACTTTACCTCGTTGTCACGGCAACCGCTGAAAGCCACCGCCTACGTCAGTCCCACCATCAAGGGCTCGAACTCGATGCCGACCTCCACAAGCCTGCAGTCCCTGAACAGCGGTGGCGGGGCGATCAGTGGGATCCCTCTGCTCAGTAAAGCCCAGTCCACTCCGAGCACTCCCCGCAGCGGCCTGCCCCGCCCAGCCTCCTTTGTTGGCACCGCAAGCTCCACCCCCCGCAAGGTGGCCCCACCAGCACGAAG TTTACTGACACCTCCAAAGAGCTTGTCCACCCTCAGTGCCCTTCGTGACTCCACGTGGAGAGACGGATGCTACTGA
- the LOC124055276 gene encoding SLAIN motif-containing protein 1-like isoform X1 — protein MEAAVLNPTMVPEVDCNSNSLNAELEVKKLQELVRKLERQNEQLRTRASGYPGGPHVLSAPPAYALGSSGGYCLPSPLPTLLCQSSLGSFAPPEEPFDYFLPHTTGEDGAAAAGEAEDASEPSVLDELELLDLNSLSCSDESDETWLYVSSKAKESKDDSLTPLQWCRQGLDCPKSEVEAARRSLSLRLEQVSRWRSSLSSPSPSSSPGPSLSRVAGVSPVSASPSTKTCSTPQSSERHAPSLSSPLHPALHRTLSPVGKELSPVAERTPTFLPHSRSRSLRRSALSPQSSVDSDLCASEAEDDSIALGYKLQDLTDVQVMARLQEESLRQDYASTSSVLANRRSQSFTFQLSQLGAGPDLEEEDEEDDEDYGLLPPPQPRLTRLPHSHTFSSIREWRRSTSSLSTPPSTPSTPPYPSAGLAFQPQPPGPGLGSLCAAEPQGFRPGSAEFENKLRRSMPNLVRAPSMPSVPIPTNPSASPCLLRNSQSFDSSSGLGRLQSSIPSPGQLQNRVQSVGNFTSLSRQPLKATAYVSPTIKGSNSMPTSTSLQSLNSGGGAISGIPLLSKAQSTPSTPRSGLPRPASFVGTASSTPRKVAPPARSLLTPPKSLSTLSALRDSTWRDGCY, from the exons ATGGAGGCAGCGGTACTGAACCCCACGATGGTGCCTGAGGTGGACTGCAACAGCAACAGCCTGAACGCCGAGTTGGAGGTGAAGAAGCTGCAGGAGCTGGTTCGGAAGCTGGAGCGGCAGAACGAGCAGCTGCGGACGCGGGCGAGCGGCTACCCAGGCGGGCCGCATGTGCTGTCTGCGCCCCCGGCGTACGCGCTCGGCAGCTCCGGAGGGTACTGCCTCCCCAGCCCGCTGCCCACCCTGCTGTGCCAGTCGTCCTTGGGATCATTCGCGCCACCGGAGGAGCCTTTCGACTATTTCCTCCCGCACACGACCGGGGAGGATGGAGCGGCTGCTGCGGGGGAGGCGGAGGACGCATCCGAGCCTTCGGTTCTGGACGAGCTGGAACTTCTGGACCTGAATTCTCTGTCCTGCTCAGACGAGTCAGATGAAACATG GTTGTACGTGTCATCTAAAGCCAAAGAGTCCAAAGATGACTCTCTGACTCCACTGCAGTGGTGCCGGCAGGGTCTGGACTGCCCCAAATCCGAGGTGGAGGCCGCCAGGCGATCGCTGTCCCTTCGACTGGAGCAAG TCTCCAGGTGGCGTAGCTCCCTGTccagcccctccccctcctcctcccctgggCCCTCTCTGAGTCGAGTGGCAGGAGTGTCACCCGTCAGTGCTTCCCCTTCAACCAAAACCTGCTCCACACCCCAGTCTTCTGAAAGACACG CTCCATCCCTCTCCTCCCCGCTCCACCCGGCCCTCCATCGGACGCTGAGTCCCGTAGGGAAGGAGCTCTCCCCCGTAGCAGAGAGGACTCCCACGTTCCTCCCTCACAGCCGCA gCCGCAGCCTCCGGCGCTCGGCCCTCAGCCCCCAGTCATCTGTGGACAGCGACCTCTGTGCTTCGGAGGCGGAGGACGACTCCATCGCTCTGGGATACAAACTGCAGGACCTCACTGATGTCCAGGTGATGGCCCGCCTGCAGGAGGAGA GTCTAAGACAGGACTACGCCAGCACATCGTCGGTCCTGGCCAACCGCCGCAGTCAGAGCTTCACGTTCCAGCTCAGCCAGCTTGGCGCCGGCCCCGacctggaggaggaagacgaggaggacgaCGAAGACTATGGCCTCCTGCCCCCACCACAGCCGCGCCTCACCCGCCTGCCGCACTCTCACACCTTTTCCAGCATAAGAGAGTGGCGAAGAAGCACAAGTTCCCTGTCCACCCCTCcttccaccccctccacccccccttACCCTTCCGCTGGGTTGGCCTTTCAGCCTCAGCCCCCGGGACCAGGACTGGGCAGCCTCTGCGCAGCCGAGCCGCAGGGCTTCAGACCAGGATCAG CCGAATTTGAGA ATAAGCTGCGGAGGAGCATGCCTAACCTTGTGAGAGCTCCCAGCATGCCTAGTGTGCCCATTCCAACCAATCCTAGTGCTTCCCCTTGTTTGCTTCGTAACAGCCAGAGTTTTGATTCGTCCAGCGGGCTGGGACGACTGCAGTCCTCCA TCCCCTCCCCAGGCCAGCTGCAGAACAGGGTCCAGAGTGTCGGGAACTTTACCTCGTTGTCACGGCAACCGCTGAAAGCCACCGCCTACGTCAGTCCCACCATCAAGGGCTCGAACTCGATGCCGACCTCCACAAGCCTGCAGTCCCTGAACAGCGGTGGCGGGGCGATCAGTGGGATCCCTCTGCTCAGTAAAGCCCAGTCCACTCCGAGCACTCCCCGCAGCGGCCTGCCCCGCCCAGCCTCCTTTGTTGGCACCGCAAGCTCCACCCCCCGCAAGGTGGCCCCACCAGCACGAAG TTTACTGACACCTCCAAAGAGCTTGTCCACCCTCAGTGCCCTTCGTGACTCCACGTGGAGAGACGGATGCTACTGA
- the n6amt1 gene encoding methyltransferase N6AMT1 isoform X3, with translation MSCRRAAGMSTSYPTPVYSHAGRGDFQDVYEPAEDSFLLIDALEKDAERLQRLRPCVCVEVGSGSGVVSAFLASVVGPSALYLCTDVNPAAAQCTAMTASCNSVSLQPIITSLVECLLSRLTGKVDVLLFNPPYVVTPSEEVGSTGIEAAWAGGRRGREVTDRLLPVVAQLLSSEGLFYLITIAENDPEDIVCLLGQHGLKGESFLSTRAGNERLSVLRFQKR, from the exons ATGTCCTGCAGGCGTGCAGCCGGCATGTCCACAAGTTATCCCACCCCGGTTTACTCCCATGCTGGACGAGGAGACTTCCAAGATGTTTACGAGCCGGCGGAGGACTCTTTCCTGTTGATTGACGCCCTGGAAAAGGACGCCGAGAGACTGCAGCGACTACG CCCCTGCGTTTGCGTGGAGGTGGGCAGCGGCTCAGGAGTGGTGTCGGCATTTCTGGCATCAGTAGTTGGACCTTCAGCTTTATATCT tTGCACTGATGTGaatcctgcagcagcacagtgcaCAGCGATGACGGCCTCCTGTAACAGCGTTTCACTGCAGCCCATCATCACGTCCCTG GTGGAGTGTCTTCTGTCCCGCTTAACTGGGAAAGTGGATGTTCTTCTGTTCAACCCTCCCTATGTAGTCACACCTTCAGAAGAG GTTGGCAGCACAGGTATAGAGGCGGCCTGGGCCGGAGGGAGGCGAGGACGAGAGGTGACGGACAGACTTCTCCCCGTGGTAGCGCAGTTGCTGTCCAGCGAAGGGTTATTTTACCTGATTACCATTGCTGAGAACGATCCCG AGGACATCGTCTGTTTACTGGGCCAGCACGGCTTGAAGGGGGAGTCGTTCTTGTCTACCAGAGCTGGAAACGAGAGGCTGTCTGTCCTGCGCTTCCAAAAAAG GTGA
- the n6amt1 gene encoding methyltransferase N6AMT1 isoform X1 yields MSCRRAAGMSTSYPTPVYSHAGRGDFQDVYEPAEDSFLLIDALEKDAERLQRLRPCVCVEVGSGSGVVSAFLASVVGPSALYLCTDVNPAAAQCTAMTASCNSVSLQPIITSLVECLLSRLTGKVDVLLFNPPYVVTPSEEVGSTGIEAAWAGGRRGREVTDRLLPVVAQLLSSEGLFYLITIAENDPEDIVCLLGQHGLKGESFLSTRAGNERLSVLRFQKRYRNTFVLFITGYSILSKTQ; encoded by the exons ATGTCCTGCAGGCGTGCAGCCGGCATGTCCACAAGTTATCCCACCCCGGTTTACTCCCATGCTGGACGAGGAGACTTCCAAGATGTTTACGAGCCGGCGGAGGACTCTTTCCTGTTGATTGACGCCCTGGAAAAGGACGCCGAGAGACTGCAGCGACTACG CCCCTGCGTTTGCGTGGAGGTGGGCAGCGGCTCAGGAGTGGTGTCGGCATTTCTGGCATCAGTAGTTGGACCTTCAGCTTTATATCT tTGCACTGATGTGaatcctgcagcagcacagtgcaCAGCGATGACGGCCTCCTGTAACAGCGTTTCACTGCAGCCCATCATCACGTCCCTG GTGGAGTGTCTTCTGTCCCGCTTAACTGGGAAAGTGGATGTTCTTCTGTTCAACCCTCCCTATGTAGTCACACCTTCAGAAGAG GTTGGCAGCACAGGTATAGAGGCGGCCTGGGCCGGAGGGAGGCGAGGACGAGAGGTGACGGACAGACTTCTCCCCGTGGTAGCGCAGTTGCTGTCCAGCGAAGGGTTATTTTACCTGATTACCATTGCTGAGAACGATCCCG AGGACATCGTCTGTTTACTGGGCCAGCACGGCTTGAAGGGGGAGTCGTTCTTGTCTACCAGAGCTGGAAACGAGAGGCTGTCTGTCCTGCGCTTCCAAAAAAGGTACCGCAACACTTTTGTTCTCTTCATTACAGGGTACAGCATTTTGTCTAAGACCCAATAG
- the n6amt1 gene encoding methyltransferase N6AMT1 isoform X2: MSTSYPTPVYSHAGRGDFQDVYEPAEDSFLLIDALEKDAERLQRLRPCVCVEVGSGSGVVSAFLASVVGPSALYLCTDVNPAAAQCTAMTASCNSVSLQPIITSLVECLLSRLTGKVDVLLFNPPYVVTPSEEVGSTGIEAAWAGGRRGREVTDRLLPVVAQLLSSEGLFYLITIAENDPEDIVCLLGQHGLKGESFLSTRAGNERLSVLRFQKRYRNTFVLFITGYSILSKTQ, translated from the exons ATGTCCACAAGTTATCCCACCCCGGTTTACTCCCATGCTGGACGAGGAGACTTCCAAGATGTTTACGAGCCGGCGGAGGACTCTTTCCTGTTGATTGACGCCCTGGAAAAGGACGCCGAGAGACTGCAGCGACTACG CCCCTGCGTTTGCGTGGAGGTGGGCAGCGGCTCAGGAGTGGTGTCGGCATTTCTGGCATCAGTAGTTGGACCTTCAGCTTTATATCT tTGCACTGATGTGaatcctgcagcagcacagtgcaCAGCGATGACGGCCTCCTGTAACAGCGTTTCACTGCAGCCCATCATCACGTCCCTG GTGGAGTGTCTTCTGTCCCGCTTAACTGGGAAAGTGGATGTTCTTCTGTTCAACCCTCCCTATGTAGTCACACCTTCAGAAGAG GTTGGCAGCACAGGTATAGAGGCGGCCTGGGCCGGAGGGAGGCGAGGACGAGAGGTGACGGACAGACTTCTCCCCGTGGTAGCGCAGTTGCTGTCCAGCGAAGGGTTATTTTACCTGATTACCATTGCTGAGAACGATCCCG AGGACATCGTCTGTTTACTGGGCCAGCACGGCTTGAAGGGGGAGTCGTTCTTGTCTACCAGAGCTGGAAACGAGAGGCTGTCTGTCCTGCGCTTCCAAAAAAGGTACCGCAACACTTTTGTTCTCTTCATTACAGGGTACAGCATTTTGTCTAAGACCCAATAG
- the LOC124055275 gene encoding protein FAM171B yields MPAAERYPPPLPLLLLLPSLILISCLDGAVRAAEEEEGGGLPSSSPGDNGLTVAVGDPGRSVGPSALIAETQFALKVLVRDMVTRQPLLGASVDVYVNHTLMSSAQTGERGEVLLWVTYSPVLSLTLLGHMQGYMSSPLPWSTAKRPIFSAVTLLLLPHSQGNIWLFEDSVLITGKLPDSSSQPKVMFPKNLLTMSDRSNISSVTAFLTVPQHHLAKDCTNCTPGIIISGSKSVIRRVELKPVAAVSVLLYSGGEELHVRGPIQISLPLGRSTRLRAADTVPAWAFNLKTGAWENQGLGIVKTVGDELVWTYTASHLGHWIASPLPSSDDYLRHGSSWDFISYHTYLLMGILGGTLTIVIGFLSLLLCHCGKSHREPRRRTARFSKLTVVKKDQTTSTHMEEGLLFRSGDNSLASCSVQCEPSSTPRHKANYNIYVEDPGGRPAAPFYENIPPDRLKGSQPQAHYINSEEVARLREKSEQNNMNSDNFFQDKLVHIYNQPVAIIHAPELFSAQEQQLSGCKSATFPRNGVEYDAHSEPASKDNYTQTLPKAPHHHSQGGSSQQQSSQDEPQPLETPPQGQGPNASVWGRYSNLLESSVSVPGTLNEAAGMEAFSGGHGVPSELQGISERTLLELTRGKPLSSHPRAWFVSLDGKPAAQVRHSIIELQSRHRPPSSNDTSLDSGVDMNEPLQNPRETERDRPSVRASSLPHHGRGGRYGEEQDLSSSESGTTATCTPEDPSLRNILDGSSGAIPNIPEERDGMDTSSAQEDSESRGTPPPRRLRKVREKGKTDKRSAKHVREGRPLTKRS; encoded by the exons ATGCCCGCTGCTGAACGCTACCCGCCGCCGCTGccgctgctgctcctcctgccgTCGTTGATTTTGATTTCCTGCCTGGATGGGGCGGTGAGagcagcggaggaggaggagggcggcggcctgccctcctcctcacccGGGGACAATGGCCTCACCGTCGCGGTCGGAGACCCGGGGCGATCCGTCGGCCCCTCAGCTCTGATAGCAG AGACCCAGTTCGCCCTGAAGGTCCTGGTGAGGGACATGGTGACCCGTCAGCCGCTGCTGGGCGCCTCGGTGGATGTTTACGTGAACCACACCCTGATGAGCTCTGCCCAGACGGGCGAGAGAGGCGAGGTTTTGCTCTGGGTCACGTACAGCCCGGTCCTCAGTCTCACTTTGCTTGGCCACATGCAGGGTTACATGTCCAGCCCGCTGCCCTGGAGCACCGCCAAGAGACCGA TTTTCTCTGCGGtgacgctgctgctgctccctcaCAGTCAGGGGAACATCTGGCTGTTTGAAGACTCAGTACTCATCACTGGGAAGTTACCTG ACAGCTCATCCCAGCCAAAGGTTATGTTCCCCAAGAACCTCCTCACGATGTCCGATAGGAGCAACATCTCCTCAGTGACAGCATTCCTGACTGTGCCACAGCACCACCTGGCGAAAGACTGCACCAACTGCACTCCGGGCATCATCATCAGCGGCAGCAAATCAG TGATCAGACGTGTCGAGCTGAAGCCGGTGGCAGCCGTCAGCGTCCTGTTGTACTCTGGTGGTGAGGAGCTCCACGTTCGAGGGCCCATTCAAATCAGCCTGCCGCTGGGACGCAGCACACGCCTCAGGGCCGCTGATACTGTGCCAGCCTGGGCCTTCAACCTAAAGACAG GTGCGTGGGAGAATCAGGGTCTGGGAATAGTGAAAACAGTTGGTGATGAGCTGGTTTGGACCTACACCGCTTCCCATCTGGGCCACTGGATTGCCTCCCCCCTTCCCTCATCAGACG ATTACCTGCGACATGGAAGCTCTTGGGATTTCATATCATACCACACCTACCTGTTGATGGGAATACTGGGAGGAACGCTGACAATTGTGATTGGATTTCTTTCCttgctgctgtgtcactgtgg AAAATCTCATCGAGAGCCCAGGAGGAGGACAGCACGCTTTTCCAAACTCACCGTCGTGAAGAAAGACCAAACCACCTCCACCCACATGGAAGAGGGCCTGCTGTTCCGATCAGGTGACAACAGCCTCGCTTCCTGCAGCGTCCAGTGTGAACCCTCGTCCACGCCGAGGCACAAGGCCAACTACAACATCTACGTGGAGGATCCAGGTGGTCGCCCGGCAGCTCCTTTCTATGAGAATATTCCTCCCGATCGGCTCAAAGGTTCCCAGCCGCAAGCTCACTACATCAACAGCGAAGAGGTGGCTCGGCTTCGGGAGAAGTCAGAGCAGAACAACATGAACTCTGACAACTTCTTTCAAGATAAGCTGGTTCATATCTACAACCAGCCAGTGGCTATTATTCATGCACCTGAGCTTTTCAGCGCTcaggagcagcagctgtcaggctGCAAGTCTGCGACTTTCCCCCGCAATGGAGTTGAGTATGACGCTCACTCGGAGCCTGCAAGTAAAGACAACTACACCCAGACGCTACCCAAAGCCCCTCACCACCACTCCCAAGGTGGAAGCAGCCAACAGCAGAGCAGTCAAGATGAGCCCCAGCCTCTGGAGACTCCTCCCCAAGGCCAAGGCCCTAATGCCAGTGTGTGGGGACGCTACAGTAACCTCCTGGaatcttctgtctctgtgcctGGGACTCTCAATGAGGCAGCGGGGATGGAGGCCTTCAGCGGTGGACACGGCGTACCCAGCGAGCTGCAGGGGATTTCGGAGCGCACCTTGCTCGAGCTGACCCGGGGCAAGCCCCTGTCATCTCACCCCAGAGCCTGGTTCGTCTCCTTAGACGGGAAGCCGGCCGCACAGGTTCGCCACTCCATCATTGAGCTCCAGAGCCGCCACCGTCCTCCGAGCAGCAACGACACCAGCCTGGATTCAGGAGTGGACATGAACGAGCCTCTGCAGAATCCCCGTGAGACGGAGCGCGACAGGCCTTCTGTCAGGGCCTCTTCCCTGCCGCACCACGGTCGAGGGGGGCGTTACGGTGAAGAGCAGGACCTCAGCAGTAGCGAGAGTGGCACAACGGCCACCTGTACGCCAGAGGACCCTTCTCTGAGGAACATCTTAGACGGGAGCAGCGGGGCTATTCCCAACATTCCTGAAGAGCGAGACGGGATGGACACTTCCAGCGCTCAGGAGGACAGCGAGTCCAGAGGTACACCACCTCCACGCCGCCTGAGGAAGGTGAGGGAGAAGGGGAAGACGGACAAGAGGAGTGCCAAGCACGTCCGCGAGGGGAGGCCTCTGACCAAGCGAAGTTAG
- the zswim2 gene encoding E3 ubiquitin-protein ligase ZSWIM2: MSLFCSDTMFRKAAWRIAASDAVSFHQDQALSTTIFLLRGLGPTGFLLREEGESRNFKVCLGDPHTCTCPAFTRELEPCKHICWVLLRKFRLPREHEYSFQHGLVERQILEVLHGLHQTKAHRTENDPPAAPRTPSQPVMSQEAGSVCRKVIQAQDVCPICQEELLEKKQPVSYCRFSCGNNVHISCMKVWADHQGLSEREETVKCPLCREDFCSLKLLQEQVKNAAKLFTAAERAKPDRHLGVQCHSCRVCPVTGRCFKCTVCTSLYLCEDCAEKGRHPQHPLASRTKRRDMWHLSDDERTGVTSQPGNDSTVPVAADPLPETVLGRLPAVRVRPGSRLLDEGQQCRICLQDFSLGQRVRTLPCHHKFHTDCVDVVLQKSNSCPLDGYVIYNPLMRRTTEKKSSRLPSDFAKPAENNLKDLFIPGVGLRDWNTRVTSSHGSLNLEVLTGSSAAVNTLQKLMADRFKGLCTDTADTVRKEGRSESLRRQNCPTPQSSSSVSRLSKSDHSSNKAETKRSPASPSRCGAVMEIRQQPQLNLFVGLWRPESDHAATAAPPARRTKLLPKRTGTAAIKDRNRLFSELSMTGVLINTQNQMETES, encoded by the exons ATGTCTTTATTCTGCAGTGACACGATGTTCAGGAAAGCCGCCTGGAGGATCGCAGCCAGCGACGCAGTGAGTTTCCACCAGGACCAGGCCCTCAGCACGACCATATTCCTCCTGAGGGGCCTCGGCCCCACGGGATTCCTGCTccgagaggagggagagagcaggaaCTTTAAG GTGTGCTTGGGCGACCCTCATACGTGCACGTGCCCCGCGTTCACCAGGGAGCTCGAGCCATGCAAACACATCTGCTG GGTTTTACTGCGGAAATTCAGACTGCCCAGAGAGCACGAGT ATTCATTTCAGCATGGACTTGTGGAGAGGCAGATCTTGGAGGTGCTCCACGGTTTACACCAAACCAAAGCCCACCGGACGGAAAATGACCCGCCTGCTGCTCCCAGGACCCCGAGCCAGCCAGTCATGAGCCAGGAGGCCGGAAGCGTCTGCCGGAAAGTGATCCAGGCCCAGGATGTGTGTCCTATCTGTCAAGAGGAGCTGTTGGAGAAAAAACAGCCCGTGTCTTACTGCAG GTTCAGCTGTGGCAACAACGTCCACATCTCTTGCATGAAGGTGTGGGCGGATCACCAGGGACTCTCAGAAAGGGAAGAAACAGTCAAGTGCCCTCTGTGCAGGGAGGACTTCTGCTCTTTGAAGCTACTGCAGGAGCAGGTGAAAAACGCAGCAAAgctcttcactgctgctgagcGAGCCAAGCCAGACAGACACCTGGGAGTTCAGTGTCACAGCTGCCGGGTCTGTCCTGTCACTGGCAGATGCTTCAA ATGCACAGTCTGCACTTCCCTCTATCTGTGTGAGGACTGCGCCGAGAAGGGCCGCCACCCACAGCATCCCCTCGCTTCACGGACA AAAAGGAGGGACATGTGGCACCTGAGTGATGATGAACGGACAGGAGTGACCTCTCAGCCAGGAAATGACAG CACCGTCCCTGTAGCCGCAGACCCCCTCCCAGAAACTGTGCTGGGACGTCTCCCTGCGGTCAGGGTGAGACCCGGGTCTCGGCTGTTGGACGAGGGACAGCAGTGTCGGATCTGTCTGCAGGATTTCAGCCTGGGCCAGCGTGTCCGAACTCTGCCCTGCCATCACAAG ttccacacagactgtgtggACGTGGTCCTGCAGAAGTCCAACTCCTGCCCCTTGGATGGATATGTCATTTATAACCCGCTGATGAGGAGAACCACTGAAAAGAAGTCCTCCCGCCTTCCCAGTGACTTTGCCAAACCAGCAGAAAATAACTTAAAGGACCTGTTTATCCCGGGAGTGGGACTGCGGGACTGGAACACCAGAGTCACGTCCTCTCATGGTTCTCTTAACTTGGAGGTGCTAACAGGCTCTTCGGCAGCCGTAAACACGCTGCAGAAGTTAATGGCTGACAGGTTCAAAGGCTTGTGCACAGATACAGCAGACACcgtgaggaaggaaggaagaagcgAATCTCTGAGAAGACAAAATTGTCCTACTCCTCAAAGCAGCTCGTCTGTCAGTCGGCTCAGCAAATCTGATCATTCCTCAAATAAGGCAGAGACAAAACGCAGCCCCGCTTCACCCAGCAGGTGTGGTGCGGTGATGGAAATCAGACAGCAACCACAGCTGAACCTTTTCGTAGGTTTGTGGAGGCCAGAGTCAGACCATGCAGCTACAGCGGCCCCCCCTGCCAGGCGGACTAAACTGCTGCCCAAAAGGACAGGAACAGCAGCCATTAAAGATAGAAACAGACTCTTTTCAGAGCTGAGCATGACTGGAGTCTTGATCAACACGCAGAATCAGATGGAGACGGAGAGCTAA